The Scomber japonicus isolate fScoJap1 chromosome 9, fScoJap1.pri, whole genome shotgun sequence genome includes a region encoding these proteins:
- the LOC128364207 gene encoding NLR family CARD domain-containing protein 3-like, with the protein LFIFDGLDESRLSLDFSNSEVVSDVTQKSSVGVLLTNLIKGKLLPSALIWITTRPAAANQIPPSCVDRVTEVRGFTDPQKEEYFRRRFSDEEQSSTIISHIKTSRSLHIMCHIPVFCWITATVLDRMLTTDQRGELPKTLTDMYSHFLLVQTKRKKNKYDEGHETSPQELTKADRNLLLKLGRLAFEQLEKGHIMFYQEDLEQCGLDVTEASVLSGVCTEIFKRESVIFQKSVYSFVHLSVQEFLAAVYMYHCYTSRKTKVVEDFLGGDYSYYSYSSLDDFLKRAMEKSLSSKNGHLDLFVRFLHGLSLESNQSLLGGLLGQTDNSPKTIQRVINNLKKMNSGDISPDRSINIFHCLMEMNDRSVHQEIQEFLKSENRSKKKLSEIHCSALAYMLQMSEEVLDELDLEKYNTSEQGRLRLIPAVRNCRKARLTAVRLSDTDCEVVTSAVKSNPHLTELHLDLNILSDSLEKLLSAVQESPNCKLKTLGLIGCELSETHCEVLASALKSNPSHLTFLLV; encoded by the exons ctgttcatctttgacggcctggatgaaagcagactttcactggatttcagcaacagtgaggtcgtgtctgatgtcacacagaagtcatcagtcggcgtgctgttgacaaacctcatcaaggggaagctgcttccctcggctctcatctggataactacccgacctgcagcagccaatcagatccctccttcatgtgtggacagggtaacagaagtacgaggcttcactgacccccagaaggaggagtacttcaggaggagattcagtgatgaagagcagtccagcacaatcatctcacacatcaagacatccaggagcctccacatcatgtgtcacatcccagtcttctgctggatcactgctacagttctggaccgcatgttgactacagaccagagaggagagctgcccaagaccctgactgacatgtactcacacttcctgctggttcagacaaagaggaagaagaacaagtatgatgagggacatgagacgagtccacaggagctgacgaaggctgacaggaaccttcttctgaagctggggaggctggcgtttgaacaactggagaaaggacacatcatgttctaccaagaagacctggagcagtgtggtcttgatgtcacagaggcctcggtgttatcaggagtttgtacagagatcttcaaaagagagagtgtgatcttccagaaatcagtctacagctttgttcatctgagcgttcaggagtttctggctgcagtctacatgtaccactgttacaccagcaggaagacaaaggTAGTGGAGGACTTCCTGGGAGGAGACTACAGTTACTACAGTTACtcatctctggatgacttcctgaagagagccatggagaaatctctcagtagtaaaaatggccacctggacctgtttgtccgcttccttcatggcctctctctggagtccaaccagagtctcttaggaggtctgctgggtcagacagacaacagtcctaaaaccatccagagagtcatcaacaacctgaagaagatgaacagtggtgatatctctcctgacagaagcatcaacatcttccactgtctgatggagatgaacgaccgctcagtacatcaggagatccaagagttcctgaagtcagagaacagatcaaagaagaaactctctgagatccactgctcagctctggcctacatgctgcagatgtcagaggaggttctggatgagttggacctggagaagtacaacacatcagagcAGGGACGActgagactgatcccagctgtgaggaactgcagaaaggctcg acttactgcCGTTAGActctcagacactgactgtgaagttgtgacctcagctgtgaagtccaaccctcatctgacagagctgcacctggATCTCAACATCCTGTCTGATTCAttagagaagcttctgtctgctgtacaggagagtccaaactgtaaactgaagactctggg